In one Silene latifolia isolate original U9 population chromosome 10, ASM4854445v1, whole genome shotgun sequence genomic region, the following are encoded:
- the LOC141608494 gene encoding protein FAR1-RELATED SEQUENCE 5-like — MVLSFIMSSKLWAKTPLQAAIVLKSAISQALVMGYRHINATSDCLNFVLQINGIGGIDHEMINGNDDTIPALHNDDIVSPSVDENANPGSIILKDGSILSLKEDFDNLPISLKQLVVHSYRPISHAEATGFGTRKGTRRIEKNVEYERYFVCNCHGEHANGRALNSDGTPSSSGTRTKKVNITRSVCKTSIRTQVNNEGLWEILNHILDHNHSLMPPQWQHNHRSERKITAKEGEVIEMMTEALVRPFVQYRVLATISGGEEFVGHTKRDHINYANRIKMRAIEGGDVSTLVDLLTKCQSEDPGFFYRLKFGADGRLCHVFWRDSMMKEDYLLYHDVLIFDTTYRTNKYNLICGPLIGINNHWSNIMFGFAFISNEQDESFEWLFNAFKESMGEDVLPVTIFTDQDLAMTNAIKEVNNT; from the exons ATGGTACTATCATTCATTATGTCTTCTAAATTATGGGCAAAGACTCCTCTGCAAGCGGCAATAGTTCTCAAGAGTGCCATTTCACAGGCCCTTGTAATGGGCTATCGACATATTAATGCCACCTCAGACTGTCTGAATTTTGTACTTCAGATTAATGGCATAGGAGGTATCGATCATGAA ATGATTAATGGCAATGATGATACAATACCCGCACTCCATAACGACGATATTGTCAGCCCATCTGTAGATGAAAATGCTAATCCTGGTTCTATTATTTTGAAAGATGGATCAATTCTTTCTTTAAAAGAAG ATTTTGATAATTTACCAATTTCATTGAAGCAACTTGTAGTACACTCATATCGTCCCATTTc ACATGCTGAAGCAACGGGTTTTGGTACCAGAAAAGGCACTCGTCGTATCGAAAAAAATGTCGAGTATGAGAGATATTTTGTCTGTAACTGTCATGGTGAGCATGCTAATGGCCGAGCATTGAATTCTGATGGGACACCCTCTTCGTCAGGTACCCGAACGAAGAAAGTCAACATTACTAGATCTGTTTGCAAGACTTCCATTCGGACACAAGTCAACAATGAAGGGCTTTGGGAAATTTTAAACCATATCCTTGATCATAACCATAGCTTAATGCCCCCTCAATGGCAACATAACCATAGGTCGGAGAGGAAAATAACCGCTAAAGAGGGTGAGGTGATTGAAATGATGACCGAAGCCTTGGTTCGCCCATTTGTCCAATATCGTGTTTTAGCTACTATTTCTGGAGGCGAGGAGTTTGTTGGACATACAAAGAGAGACCATATCAATTACGCTAATAGGATTAAGATGCGTGCTATTGAAGGCGGTGATGTATCAACCTTGGTTGACTTGTTGACCAAATGTCAATCTGAAGACCCAGGTTTCTTCTATCGTTTGAAATTTGGTGCCGACGGAAGATTGTGCCACGTGTTCTGGCGTGACTCGATGATGAAGGAGGATTACTTATTGTATCATGATGTGCTTATCTTTGACACCACTTACCGTACAAATAAATATAACTTGATTTGCGGTCCGTTAATTGGGATTAATAACCATTGGTCGAACATTATGTTCGGGTTTGCATTCATATCGAATGAACAAGATGAATCATTTGAGTGGTTGTTTAATGCCTTCAAGGAATCAATGGGAGAAGATGTCCTTCCTGTAACTATTTTTACCGATCAAGACCTTGCGATGACAAATGCAATTAAAGAGGTAAATAACACTTAA